A single Cellulomonas sp. SLBN-39 DNA region contains:
- a CDS encoding DUF485 domain-containing protein, with protein sequence MPETAHHGPDVVAETDYQRVQRSAEFADLRRRFRRFVFPLTAFFLLWYFTYVLLASYAHDVMSQRVTGTITVGLLLGLGQFVTTFAITMGYARWANRRQDPVAARLRDQIEQGTVGAADGQVRA encoded by the coding sequence GGCCCTGACGTCGTCGCCGAGACCGACTACCAACGCGTCCAGCGGTCGGCGGAGTTCGCCGACCTGCGCCGGCGCTTCCGCCGGTTCGTCTTCCCGCTGACCGCGTTCTTCCTCCTGTGGTACTTCACGTACGTGCTGCTGGCGAGCTACGCGCACGACGTCATGAGCCAGCGCGTCACCGGCACGATCACGGTGGGGCTGCTGCTCGGTCTCGGCCAGTTCGTCACGACGTTCGCGATCACGATGGGCTACGCCCGCTGGGCGAACAGGCGCCAGGACCCTGTCGCCGCGCGCCTGCGCGACCAGATCGAGCAGGGCACGGTCGGCGCGGCCGACGGGCAGGTGCGCGCATGA
- a CDS encoding cation acetate symporter, producing the protein MSAVRVAAPAAQVGDPVVNIAIFGAFVLVTLVIVFRASRNNRSAADYYAAGRSFTGPQNGTAIAGDYLSAASFLGICGAIAIYGYDGFLYSIGFLVAWLVALLLVAELLRNTGRFTMADVLSFRLRQRPVRMAAALSTLAVVFFYLLAQMAGAGGLVALLLGIEGTAGQAVVIAVVGALMIMYVLVGGMKGTTWVQIIKAVLLIAGAGVMTVWVLARHGFDLSALLQAAIDTAGEGGESLVEPGRQYGLSGLTQLNFLSLALALVLGTAGLPHVLMRFYTVPSAQEARRSVVWAIWLIGVFYLFTLVLGYGAGALVGPEVILGSPGGVNSAAPLLAYELGGVLLLGVISAVAFATILAVVAGLTITAAASFAHDIYASVIKRGEVAPDGEVRVARITVVAIGALAIVGGIFANGQNVAFLVALAFAVAASANLPTILYSLFWRRFNTAGALWSMYGGLVSCVVLIVFSPVVSGKVDPTTGESLSMIRDTSVDFSWFPLENPGIVSIPLAFLLGIVGTLLSKETGDPARFAEMEVRSLTGAGAEKATAH; encoded by the coding sequence ATGAGCGCGGTGCGCGTCGCGGCCCCCGCCGCCCAGGTGGGTGACCCGGTCGTGAACATCGCGATCTTCGGCGCGTTCGTGCTGGTCACCCTCGTCATCGTGTTCCGCGCCTCCCGCAACAACCGCAGCGCCGCCGACTACTACGCGGCGGGCCGCTCGTTCACCGGTCCGCAGAACGGCACGGCGATCGCCGGCGACTACCTGTCCGCGGCGTCGTTCCTCGGCATCTGCGGCGCCATCGCGATCTACGGGTACGACGGGTTCCTCTACTCCATCGGCTTCCTCGTCGCGTGGCTGGTCGCGCTGCTGCTGGTCGCCGAGCTCCTGCGCAACACGGGCCGCTTCACCATGGCCGACGTCCTGTCGTTCCGGCTCCGGCAGCGCCCCGTGCGCATGGCCGCCGCGCTGTCGACCCTGGCTGTCGTCTTCTTCTACCTGCTCGCGCAGATGGCCGGGGCAGGCGGGCTGGTCGCGCTGCTGCTCGGCATCGAGGGCACGGCGGGGCAGGCGGTCGTGATCGCGGTCGTCGGCGCGCTGATGATCATGTACGTCCTCGTCGGCGGCATGAAGGGCACCACGTGGGTGCAGATCATCAAGGCGGTGCTGCTCATCGCGGGCGCCGGCGTCATGACGGTGTGGGTGCTCGCACGGCACGGGTTCGACCTGTCGGCGCTCCTCCAGGCCGCGATCGACACGGCGGGCGAGGGCGGGGAGTCCCTCGTGGAGCCCGGTCGGCAGTACGGCCTCTCGGGCCTGACGCAGCTGAACTTCCTGTCGCTGGCGCTCGCGCTCGTCCTCGGCACCGCGGGGCTCCCGCACGTGCTGATGCGGTTCTACACCGTGCCGTCGGCGCAGGAGGCGCGCCGGTCGGTGGTCTGGGCCATCTGGCTCATCGGCGTCTTCTACCTCTTCACCCTCGTGCTCGGGTACGGCGCGGGCGCGCTCGTCGGCCCCGAGGTCATCCTCGGCTCACCCGGCGGCGTCAACTCCGCCGCGCCCCTGCTGGCCTACGAGCTCGGCGGCGTGCTGCTGCTCGGCGTCATCTCGGCGGTCGCCTTCGCCACGATCCTCGCGGTCGTCGCCGGCCTGACGATCACGGCTGCGGCGTCGTTCGCGCACGACATCTACGCGTCGGTGATCAAGCGGGGCGAGGTCGCGCCCGACGGCGAGGTGCGGGTCGCGCGGATCACCGTGGTGGCGATCGGTGCGCTCGCGATCGTCGGCGGGATCTTCGCCAACGGGCAGAACGTGGCGTTCCTGGTGGCTCTGGCGTTCGCGGTGGCTGCGTCGGCGAACCTGCCGACGATCCTCTACTCGCTGTTCTGGCGCCGCTTCAACACGGCGGGGGCGCTGTGGAGCATGTACGGCGGGCTCGTCTCGTGCGTCGTCCTCATCGTCTTCTCCCCGGTCGTCTCGGGGAAGGTCGACCCGACGACGGGGGAGAGCCTGTCGATGATCCGCGACACGTCCGTCGACTTCTCGTGGTTCCCGCTGGAGAACCCCGGCATCGTGTCGATCCCGCTGGCGTTCCTCCTCGGGATCGTCGGCACCCTGCTCAGCAAGGAGACCGGCGACCCCGCACGGTTCGCGGAGATGGAGGTCCGGTCGCTGACCGGGGCCGGCGCGGAGAAGGCGACGGCCCACTGA
- a CDS encoding class I SAM-dependent methyltransferase: protein MDDALARAGYRDVAPEEGGGAARGWWDANAEEYLAEHGDFLGPDDFVWCPEGLREADAHLLGDVRGATVLEVGAGAAQCSRWLTAAGARAVATDVSGGMLAAGAGYDARRGSRTPMVQADARHLPFADASFDVAFTAFGALPFVPDAGRVHAEVARVLRPGGRWVFAVTHPVRWAFPDDPGTGGLTAARSYFDRRPYVEEAADGRVLYAEYHRTLGDHVRELTGAGLVLDDLVEPPWPAGHDRVWGGWGPVRGALLPGTAVFVTRRAG from the coding sequence GTGGACGACGCACTGGCACGGGCCGGGTACCGCGACGTGGCCCCCGAGGAGGGTGGCGGCGCGGCGCGCGGCTGGTGGGACGCCAACGCCGAGGAGTACCTCGCCGAGCACGGGGACTTCCTGGGCCCGGACGACTTCGTCTGGTGCCCCGAGGGCCTGCGGGAGGCGGACGCGCACCTCCTCGGCGACGTGCGCGGCGCGACGGTGCTCGAGGTCGGCGCGGGCGCCGCGCAGTGCTCGCGGTGGCTCACGGCCGCCGGTGCCCGCGCCGTGGCGACCGACGTGTCGGGCGGCATGCTGGCCGCCGGCGCGGGGTACGACGCCCGTCGCGGGAGCCGCACCCCGATGGTCCAGGCCGACGCCCGGCACCTGCCGTTCGCCGACGCGTCGTTCGACGTGGCGTTCACCGCGTTCGGCGCCCTGCCCTTCGTGCCGGACGCCGGCCGGGTGCACGCCGAGGTCGCCCGCGTGCTGCGCCCGGGCGGGCGGTGGGTCTTCGCGGTGACCCACCCCGTGCGCTGGGCGTTCCCCGACGACCCGGGCACCGGCGGGCTGACGGCCGCGCGCTCGTACTTCGACCGGCGGCCGTACGTCGAGGAGGCCGCCGACGGGCGGGTGCTGTACGCGGAGTACCACCGCACGCTCGGCGACCACGTCCGTGAGCTCACCGGCGCGGGCCTCGTGCTGGACGACCTCGTGGAGCCGCCGTGGCCGGCCGGGCACGACCGGGTGTGGGGCGGCTGGGGCCCGGTCCGCGGGGCGCTGCTGCCCGGCACGGCGGTCTTCGTGACCCGCCGTGCCGGCTGA
- a CDS encoding ABC transporter substrate-binding protein → MRTRWQTVAGGVAVGLVLTGCAASDRDAEEGATASGGRDTFIFAASSDPASLDPAFASDGESFRIARQIFEGLVGVEPGTADPAPLLAESWEVSEDGLEYTFALKEGVTFHDGTDFDADAVCFNFDRWNGFTGVLQSESLSYYWQKVNGGFAESDVETLDGTGKYESCEAVDPSTAVVTLQSPLPELISALSLPAFSMQSPTALEEYDADGVTGEGDAPVLPEYATGHPTGTGPFVFESWSPGEEVVLSANEEYWGEQGQVRRIVFPIIADATARRQALQAGDIDGYDLVGPADVVALADEGYEIVNRDPFNILYLGMNQANPDLADLRVRQAIAHAINKEALVAQTLPEGTEVATNFVPPVVAGWNEDVTTYEYDPDKARELLAEAGKSDLTLDFNYPTNVSRPYMPTPEQVFTAITADLEAVGITVNPVPDPWNPEYLDKIQGGEDHGLHLLGWTGDYNDTYNFIGVFFGGPSNEWGFENEDLFAAINDARYVADIDEQTAAYEEANAQILDFLPGVPLAHPVPSLAFAPYVQGYPASPVQDEVYNVITFTD, encoded by the coding sequence ATGAGGACCAGGTGGCAGACGGTCGCCGGCGGCGTCGCGGTGGGGCTCGTGCTCACCGGGTGCGCGGCGAGCGACCGCGACGCGGAGGAGGGCGCCACGGCGTCCGGAGGCCGGGACACGTTCATCTTCGCGGCGTCCTCGGACCCCGCGTCGCTCGACCCGGCGTTCGCGAGCGACGGTGAGTCGTTCCGCATCGCCCGGCAGATCTTCGAGGGCCTCGTCGGCGTCGAGCCCGGCACGGCCGACCCCGCCCCGCTCCTCGCGGAGTCCTGGGAGGTCAGCGAGGACGGGCTGGAGTACACGTTCGCCCTCAAGGAGGGCGTGACCTTCCACGACGGCACGGACTTCGACGCCGACGCCGTGTGCTTCAACTTCGACCGGTGGAACGGCTTCACCGGCGTGCTCCAGTCGGAGTCCCTGTCGTACTACTGGCAGAAGGTCAACGGCGGCTTCGCCGAGAGCGACGTCGAGACCCTCGACGGCACCGGCAAGTACGAGTCCTGCGAGGCGGTCGACCCCAGCACCGCCGTCGTCACGCTGCAGAGCCCGCTGCCCGAGCTCATCTCGGCGCTGTCCCTGCCCGCGTTCTCCATGCAGTCGCCCACCGCGCTCGAGGAGTACGACGCCGACGGCGTGACGGGCGAGGGCGACGCGCCGGTGCTGCCCGAGTACGCGACCGGCCACCCGACCGGCACCGGACCCTTCGTGTTCGAGTCGTGGAGCCCGGGCGAGGAGGTCGTCCTGTCGGCCAACGAGGAGTACTGGGGCGAGCAGGGCCAGGTCCGCCGGATCGTCTTCCCGATCATCGCCGACGCCACCGCCCGCCGGCAGGCGCTGCAGGCCGGCGACATCGACGGCTACGACCTGGTCGGCCCGGCCGACGTCGTCGCGCTCGCGGACGAGGGCTACGAGATCGTCAACCGCGACCCGTTCAACATCCTCTACCTGGGCATGAACCAGGCCAACCCGGACCTCGCGGACCTGCGGGTGCGGCAGGCGATCGCGCACGCGATCAACAAGGAGGCGCTCGTCGCGCAGACCCTCCCCGAGGGCACCGAGGTCGCGACCAACTTCGTCCCGCCCGTCGTGGCCGGCTGGAACGAGGACGTGACGACGTACGAGTACGACCCCGACAAGGCGCGCGAGCTCCTCGCCGAGGCCGGGAAGTCGGACCTGACGCTCGACTTCAACTACCCGACCAACGTCTCGCGGCCCTACATGCCGACCCCGGAGCAGGTGTTCACCGCGATCACGGCCGACCTCGAGGCCGTCGGCATCACGGTCAACCCCGTCCCGGACCCGTGGAACCCGGAGTACCTGGACAAGATCCAGGGCGGCGAGGACCACGGCCTGCACCTGCTGGGCTGGACCGGCGACTACAACGACACCTACAACTTCATCGGTGTCTTCTTCGGCGGCCCGTCGAACGAGTGGGGCTTCGAGAACGAGGACCTGTTCGCGGCCATCAACGACGCGCGGTACGTCGCCGACATCGACGAGCAGACCGCGGCGTACGAGGAGGCCAACGCGCAGATCCTCGACTTCCTGCCCGGCGTCCCGCTCGCCCACCCCGTGCCCTCGCTCGCGTTCGCGCCCTACGTCCAGGGGTACCCGGCGTCGCCGGTCCAGGACGAGGTCTACAACGTGATCACGTTCACGGACTGA
- a CDS encoding ABC transporter permease encodes MTRLILRRLALLVPTLLGLSILLFLWVRALPGGPAQALLGERATPEAVERINQLYGFDRPLPEQYVTWLGQLLQGNFGVSTRTGRPVLDEFLLRFPATIELSLVALLVAVGVGIPLGYLAARHQGRSVDHVAVVVSLLGVTVPVFFLAFLLKWLFAVQLGWFPSSGRQDPAMIATHPTGFYVLDGLLTREWDASWDAFVHLVLPAVALGSIPLAIIARITRASVIDVQHADYVRTARAKGMRPDHVRGRVILHNAMLPVSTTIGLQVGLLLSGAVLTETVFAYPGIGKFLSDAIFSLDYAVLQGFILLIAVVYAMVNLLVDVSYGLIDPRMRAR; translated from the coding sequence ATGACCCGACTGATCCTGCGGCGCCTGGCGCTGCTCGTCCCGACCCTGCTCGGGTTGTCGATCCTGCTGTTCCTGTGGGTGCGCGCTCTCCCCGGAGGGCCTGCCCAGGCCCTCCTGGGGGAGCGCGCCACCCCGGAGGCCGTGGAGCGGATCAACCAGCTCTACGGCTTCGACCGGCCCCTGCCCGAGCAGTACGTGACCTGGCTCGGCCAGCTGCTGCAGGGCAACTTCGGGGTCTCGACCCGCACGGGACGCCCCGTGCTCGACGAGTTCCTCCTGCGGTTCCCGGCGACGATCGAGCTCTCGCTCGTCGCCCTCCTGGTGGCGGTCGGCGTGGGCATCCCGCTCGGGTACCTCGCCGCCCGCCACCAGGGCCGGTCCGTCGACCACGTCGCCGTGGTCGTCTCCCTCCTGGGCGTGACCGTGCCGGTGTTCTTCCTCGCGTTCCTGCTCAAGTGGCTGTTCGCGGTGCAGCTCGGCTGGTTCCCGTCGTCCGGGCGCCAGGACCCCGCGATGATCGCGACGCACCCGACGGGCTTCTACGTGCTCGACGGGCTGCTGACGAGGGAGTGGGACGCGAGCTGGGACGCCTTCGTCCACCTCGTCCTGCCGGCGGTCGCCCTCGGATCGATCCCGCTGGCGATCATCGCCCGCATCACCCGCGCGTCCGTCATCGACGTGCAGCACGCCGACTACGTGCGCACCGCACGGGCCAAGGGCATGCGCCCGGACCACGTGCGCGGCCGCGTGATCCTGCACAACGCCATGCTCCCGGTGTCCACGACGATCGGTCTGCAGGTCGGCCTGCTCCTGTCGGGGGCCGTGCTGACCGAGACCGTGTTCGCCTACCCCGGGATCGGCAAGTTCCTGTCCGACGCCATCTTCTCGCTCGACTACGCGGTGCTGCAGGGGTTCATCCTGCTGATCGCCGTGGTCTACGCGATGGTGAACCTGCTCGTCGACGTGTCGTACGGGCTGATCGACCCGAGGATGAGGGCCCGATGA
- a CDS encoding ABC transporter permease, with protein MSAPEVYEVPQDTPGSPGDGLAEDRRAGEALWRVAARRLVRNPGALVGAAIVLVFVLVALLAPVLAPYAPGELPGRADVRPTFIPGPSAEHPLGLDRYGADLLSQLIWGARASLLIGVLSTLLGLAGGMVVGLLAGAFGGWVDSAAMRLVDLMLAVPSLLLAVSIAAVAGPSPSSVVLAIGVVQVPVFARLLRGSMLAQRGQDYVLAARSLGLSRRTVTMSHILPNSVSPVIVQATLLLATAVIEAAALSFLGLGGGSPTTAEWGRMLVAAQNELEIAPRLALWPGICISVTALGFTLFGEALREALDPRSRRR; from the coding sequence ATGAGCGCACCCGAGGTCTACGAGGTCCCGCAGGACACCCCCGGCTCGCCCGGGGACGGCCTCGCCGAGGACCGCCGCGCGGGCGAGGCGCTGTGGCGCGTCGCGGCCCGGCGCCTGGTCCGCAACCCCGGCGCGCTCGTCGGCGCCGCGATCGTCCTGGTGTTCGTGCTCGTCGCGCTGCTCGCACCCGTGCTGGCCCCCTACGCCCCGGGCGAGCTGCCCGGCCGGGCCGACGTGCGCCCCACGTTCATCCCCGGCCCCTCGGCCGAGCACCCCCTGGGCCTCGACCGCTACGGCGCCGACCTGCTGTCCCAGCTGATCTGGGGTGCGCGGGCGTCGCTGCTCATCGGCGTGCTGTCCACGCTGCTCGGGCTGGCCGGCGGCATGGTCGTCGGCCTGCTCGCGGGGGCGTTCGGCGGCTGGGTCGACTCGGCCGCGATGCGCCTGGTCGACCTCATGCTGGCCGTCCCCAGCCTGCTGCTCGCGGTCTCGATCGCCGCCGTCGCCGGACCGTCGCCCTCGTCGGTCGTGCTCGCCATCGGCGTCGTGCAGGTCCCCGTCTTCGCCCGGCTCCTGCGCGGGTCGATGCTCGCCCAGCGCGGCCAGGACTACGTGCTGGCCGCACGGTCGCTCGGGCTGTCCCGGCGCACGGTGACGATGAGCCACATCCTGCCCAACTCCGTCTCGCCGGTGATCGTCCAGGCCACGCTCCTGCTCGCGACCGCCGTCATCGAGGCCGCCGCGCTGTCGTTCCTCGGCCTGGGCGGCGGGTCGCCGACGACCGCCGAGTGGGGCCGCATGCTGGTCGCCGCGCAGAACGAGCTCGAGATCGCACCGCGCCTGGCCCTGTGGCCCGGCATCTGCATCTCCGTCACGGCCCTCGGCTTCACCCTGTTCGGCGAGGCGCTGCGCGAAGCCCTCGACCCCCGCTCCCGGAGGCGCTGA
- a CDS encoding ABC transporter ATP-binding protein, producing the protein MTTQTTPLLSIRDLEVTFRTDAGPTVAVRGVSFDVHAGETVAVVGESGSGKSTSAAAVMGLLADNGRVTGGQITFDGQDLTTLSPAAMHRLRGSQIGLVPQDPMSNLNPVRRVGHQVDEALVDNGVLSGRGVRARTVELLGEAGLPDAERRAQQYPHEFSGGMRQRALIAMGLAARPQLLVADEPTSALDVTVQRTILDNLTALTDRLGIAVLLITHDLGLAAERADRVVVMYRGEVVEQGPARTLLSDPQHEYTRRLIAAAPSLASRRIDLAHAGAPVQASTTASPPAADVGTEEPATAAAPTGAAAADGTAADHIVEVEDVSKVFRLRGRGLLGRGTDLRAVDDVSFVVPRGTTVAVVGESGSGKSTVARMMLGLLEPTSGTIRFDGEDVAGRDRAGELALRRRVQPIFQDPYASLDPLFTIYRTIEEPLRAHGLGDHAARRARVRELLEQVALPAELLRRYPAELSGGQRQRVAIARALALEPELVVCDEAVSALDVIVQAQILGLLADLQDRLGLSYLFISHDLAVVRQIADHVVVMQQGAVVEQGSADDVFDRPATDYTRMLIDAIPGRGLELGRSA; encoded by the coding sequence GTGACCACGCAGACCACGCCGTTGCTGAGCATCCGTGACCTCGAGGTCACCTTCCGCACCGACGCCGGCCCGACCGTCGCCGTGCGCGGCGTCTCGTTCGACGTGCACGCCGGCGAGACCGTCGCGGTGGTGGGGGAGTCCGGGTCGGGCAAGTCCACCTCCGCCGCGGCCGTCATGGGCCTGCTCGCCGACAACGGCCGGGTCACGGGAGGGCAGATCACCTTCGACGGCCAGGACCTGACGACGCTGTCGCCCGCGGCCATGCACCGGCTGCGCGGGTCGCAGATCGGCCTCGTGCCGCAGGACCCCATGTCGAACCTCAACCCCGTGCGCCGCGTCGGTCACCAGGTCGACGAGGCCCTCGTCGACAACGGGGTGCTCAGCGGCCGGGGTGTGCGCGCGCGCACCGTCGAGCTGCTCGGCGAGGCGGGGCTGCCCGACGCCGAGCGTCGGGCCCAGCAGTACCCCCACGAGTTCTCCGGCGGCATGCGCCAGCGGGCCCTCATCGCGATGGGCCTGGCCGCGCGCCCGCAGCTGCTGGTCGCGGACGAGCCCACGTCGGCGCTCGACGTGACCGTGCAGCGCACGATCCTGGACAACCTCACCGCGCTGACCGACCGGCTCGGGATCGCGGTGCTGCTCATCACGCACGACCTGGGCCTGGCCGCCGAGCGGGCCGACCGCGTGGTGGTCATGTACCGCGGCGAGGTCGTCGAGCAGGGGCCGGCCCGCACGCTGCTGAGCGACCCGCAGCACGAGTACACGCGCCGCCTCATCGCGGCCGCGCCGTCGCTGGCGTCCCGGCGGATCGACCTCGCGCACGCCGGGGCGCCCGTGCAGGCGTCGACGACCGCGTCCCCGCCCGCGGCGGACGTCGGCACGGAGGAGCCCGCCACCGCGGCGGCGCCGACCGGGGCGGCCGCGGCCGACGGGACGGCTGCCGACCACATCGTCGAGGTCGAGGACGTCAGCAAGGTGTTCCGCCTGCGCGGGCGCGGCCTGCTCGGGCGCGGCACCGACCTGCGCGCGGTCGACGACGTGAGCTTCGTCGTCCCGCGCGGGACGACGGTCGCGGTGGTGGGGGAGTCCGGCTCGGGCAAGTCCACCGTGGCGCGCATGATGCTCGGGCTGCTCGAGCCGACGTCCGGCACGATCCGCTTCGACGGCGAGGACGTCGCGGGCCGCGACCGTGCGGGCGAGCTCGCGCTGCGCCGCCGCGTGCAGCCGATCTTCCAGGACCCGTACGCCTCCCTCGACCCGCTGTTCACGATCTACCGGACCATCGAGGAGCCGCTGCGCGCCCACGGGCTCGGTGACCACGCCGCCCGCCGGGCCCGCGTGCGCGAGCTCCTCGAGCAGGTCGCGCTCCCGGCCGAGCTGCTGCGCCGGTACCCTGCCGAGCTGTCCGGCGGGCAGCGGCAGCGGGTCGCGATCGCGCGTGCCCTCGCGCTGGAGCCCGAGCTGGTCGTGTGCGACGAGGCCGTCTCGGCGCTCGACGTGATCGTCCAGGCGCAGATCCTGGGCCTGCTCGCGGACCTGCAGGACCGGCTCGGCCTGTCGTACCTGTTCATCAGCCATGACCTGGCGGTGGTGCGGCAGATCGCCGACCACGTCGTGGTGATGCAGCAGGGCGCGGTCGTCGAGCAGGGCTCGGCGGACGACGTCTTCGACCGGCCGGCCACCGACTACACCCGCATGCTGATCGACGCGATCCCCGGCCGCGGGCTGGAGCTGGGCCGGTCCGCCTGA
- a CDS encoding 6-phosphofructokinase, protein MRVGLLTGGGDVPGLNAAIRAVVKRGEGDHGHSIIGFRNGWKGVVDGDVMPLTRQHIRNVLATGGTLLGTARYHPHADDGGMDAVLATLEAERIEALICIGGDGTLKAASRIAEAGVRIVGIPKTIDNDVWGTDRSIGFDTAVTIATEAIDRIHTTAESHNRVMVVEVMGRSAGWIAVTSGIAGGAELVLAPEAPFDITRVEKFLKHRHRAHASFSIVVVAEGAVPAEGTAMHYETQVGQFGEIVAGAIGERLKGEIERRTGFDTRVTVLGHTQRGGTPTAADRILASRFGVAAIDAINAGRSDVMTAIRGERIELVELQEVAGKVQHVPDDLLMVAGALA, encoded by the coding sequence GTGCGAGTCGGACTGCTCACCGGCGGCGGCGACGTCCCGGGACTGAACGCCGCGATCCGTGCCGTCGTCAAGCGGGGCGAGGGCGACCACGGGCACTCGATCATCGGGTTCCGCAACGGCTGGAAGGGCGTCGTCGACGGCGACGTCATGCCGCTCACGCGCCAGCACATCCGCAACGTGCTGGCCACGGGCGGGACGCTGCTCGGCACCGCCCGGTACCACCCCCACGCGGACGACGGCGGCATGGACGCCGTGCTCGCGACGCTCGAGGCCGAGCGCATCGAGGCCCTCATCTGCATCGGCGGCGACGGCACCCTCAAGGCGGCCAGCCGCATCGCCGAGGCCGGCGTCCGGATCGTCGGCATCCCCAAGACGATCGACAACGACGTGTGGGGAACGGACCGCTCCATCGGCTTCGACACCGCGGTGACCATCGCGACCGAGGCCATCGACCGGATCCACACGACGGCCGAGTCGCACAACCGCGTCATGGTCGTCGAGGTCATGGGCCGCAGCGCCGGCTGGATCGCGGTGACGTCGGGCATCGCCGGCGGTGCGGAGCTCGTGCTCGCGCCCGAGGCGCCGTTCGACATCACCCGTGTGGAGAAGTTCCTCAAGCACCGGCACCGTGCGCACGCGAGCTTCTCGATCGTCGTCGTCGCCGAGGGCGCGGTGCCCGCGGAGGGCACGGCCATGCACTACGAGACCCAGGTCGGCCAGTTCGGCGAGATCGTCGCCGGGGCGATCGGCGAGCGGCTCAAGGGCGAGATCGAGCGGCGCACCGGCTTCGACACCCGTGTCACCGTCCTCGGGCACACCCAGCGCGGCGGCACGCCCACCGCGGCGGACCGCATCCTGGCGTCCCGGTTCGGGGTCGCGGCGATCGACGCGATCAACGCGGGCCGGTCGGACGTGATGACCGCGATCCGCGGCGAGCGGATCGAGCTCGTCGAGCTGCAGGAGGTCGCCGGGAAGGTGCAGCACGTGCCCGACGACCTGCTCATGGTGGCCGGTGCGCTCGCCTGA
- the rpsA gene encoding 30S ribosomal protein S1, which translates to MSISTPAKPATPQVAVNDIGTAEDLLAAIDATIKYFNDGDIVEGTIVKVDRDEVLLDIGYKTEGVIPSRELSIKHDVDPGEVVQVGDQVEALVLQKEDKEGRLILSKKRAQYERAWGTIEKIKEEDGVVTGTVIEVVKGGLILDIGLRGFLPASLVEMRRVRDLQPYVGKEIEAKIIELDKNRNNVVLSRRAWLEQTQSEVRSTFLQTLQKGQVRPGVVSSIVNFGAFVDLGGVDGLVHVSELSWKHIDHPSEVVEVGQEVTVEVLEVDFDRERVSLSLKATQEDPWQAFARTHAIGQVVPGKVTKLVPFGAFVRVEDGIEGLVHISELAVRHVEIPEQVVQVGDDVFVKVIDIDLERRRISLSLKQANEGFDPESDDFDPALYGMAAEYDDQGNYKYPEGFDPTTNEWLEGYETQRETWEAQYAAAHERWEAHRKQVSDAARADAEASNEPAAAAVSSSSVPSTYSSSTDEATGTLASDEALAALREKLTGA; encoded by the coding sequence ATGAGCATCTCCACCCCCGCGAAGCCCGCCACGCCGCAGGTCGCGGTGAACGACATCGGCACGGCGGAGGACCTCCTCGCCGCGATCGACGCCACCATCAAGTACTTCAACGACGGCGACATCGTCGAAGGCACCATCGTCAAGGTGGACCGCGACGAGGTCCTCCTCGACATCGGCTACAAGACCGAGGGCGTCATCCCGTCCCGTGAGCTGTCGATCAAGCACGACGTCGACCCCGGCGAGGTCGTCCAGGTCGGTGACCAGGTCGAGGCCCTCGTCCTCCAGAAGGAGGACAAGGAAGGCCGCCTGATCCTGTCCAAGAAGCGGGCGCAGTACGAGCGCGCGTGGGGCACGATCGAGAAGATCAAGGAGGAGGACGGCGTCGTCACCGGCACCGTCATCGAGGTCGTCAAGGGCGGCCTCATCCTCGACATCGGTCTGCGCGGCTTCCTGCCCGCCTCGCTCGTCGAGATGCGTCGTGTCCGCGACCTCCAGCCGTACGTCGGCAAGGAGATCGAGGCGAAGATCATCGAGCTCGACAAGAACCGCAACAACGTCGTGCTCTCGCGGCGTGCGTGGCTCGAGCAGACGCAGTCCGAGGTCCGCTCCACCTTCCTGCAGACGCTGCAGAAGGGCCAGGTGCGCCCCGGTGTCGTGTCCTCGATCGTCAACTTCGGTGCGTTCGTGGACCTCGGCGGCGTCGACGGCCTCGTGCACGTGTCCGAGCTGTCCTGGAAGCACATCGACCACCCCTCCGAGGTCGTCGAGGTCGGCCAGGAGGTCACGGTCGAGGTTCTCGAGGTCGACTTCGACCGCGAGCGGGTCTCCCTGTCGCTGAAGGCGACGCAGGAGGACCCGTGGCAGGCGTTCGCCCGGACCCACGCGATCGGCCAGGTCGTGCCGGGCAAGGTCACCAAGCTCGTCCCGTTCGGTGCGTTCGTGCGCGTCGAGGACGGCATCGAGGGCCTCGTGCACATCTCGGAGCTGGCCGTGCGCCACGTCGAGATCCCCGAGCAGGTCGTCCAGGTCGGCGACGACGTCTTCGTCAAGGTCATCGACATCGACCTCGAGCGCCGTCGCATCTCGCTGTCGCTGAAGCAGGCGAACGAGGGCTTCGACCCCGAGTCCGACGACTTCGACCCCGCGCTGTACGGCATGGCGGCGGAGTACGACGACCAGGGGAACTACAAGTACCCCGAGGGCTTCGACCCGACCACCAACGAGTGGCTCGAGGGCTACGAGACCCAGCGCGAGACGTGGGAGGCCCAGTACGCGGCCGCGCACGAGCGCTGGGAGGCGCACCGCAAGCAGGTGTCGGACGCCGCGCGCGCCGACGCCGAGGCGTCGAACGAGCCCGCCGCCGCTGCGGTCAGCAGCAGCAGCGTGCCGTCGACGTACTCCTCGTCCACGGACGAGGCGACCGGCACGCTGGCCTCGGACGAGGCTCTCGCCGCGCTGCGCGAGAAGCTCACGGGCGCCTGA